A DNA window from Aureibaculum sp. 2308TA14-22 contains the following coding sequences:
- a CDS encoding TonB-dependent receptor produces the protein MKIKLFFILLITGLYYQTINAQNTITGEVKNTEGNPLENVNIVLSPSFIGTVTDANGQFKFQNISSGSYTLTLSFIGYKTIKEAIKVSDNDITLNFILEDDLLNLQNVVVTGSFDPRIQLESSTSVSTLNSKMLQQVYPQGTADLLQNVTGTFVDASAGEVFTRVYTRGISASAEDDMGWYYVSLQEDGLPVSLVQHSYYSPDLFHRSDLTTNKVEAIRGGSAAITAMNAPGGIYNFISRSVRNEFGGDVQVASGFQGENNYLYKIDANIGSPLGNNWFLNAGGHYRVDDGARNTDFTFSKGGQFKFNVMKQNDRGYFKFYAKILDDFTNRYTGVAAGNWNDPTPAFGQNFSSTSLLMPSYNATIPDGRNLSQDKRNSFNPSKGVHAKDFAFGVDISQDLGNNWSVRNNLKFSSKDANWQTSISNAFVSLNNPLAYFISGADFPIGQVVFKDAKSGSEVARINNSGILAGQAIEYLGDGTLPNDAIMGTSAWYKENEADEWMNQFIVRKKLENHDITTGFALGFSNTSQFTQGSFGYVTYEPNPRMLHVTLENPNQPIIDLSDNSGISNYGGLFFVNARANISQVAAFVNDLWKISDKINLDLGLRYETIKHKGSKDRFAPFSQDGGIDGNNNTVYDSGVLAPTGEKDNFNYNYNYLSFSAGINYKIDGNASLFARFSQGNKAPELNYYFNNFSNVPINKKGEVQKISQMEIGAKFSINNFSFTSTVFWSQLKNIGTSNFEFDSDDNSIFYTPIQFNTSNTLGLEWESVYTPIQNFTFRFNGVIQDAKATDWKIYDASGSVDTSDDLIIDYSGNTLSFNPKLMFNLSSEFQKNKLSAFLKWKFMGEREGNVANGFQLPAYSVFNAGTGYQINKQLSVNLLISNLFNSKGLANFYGANSFGASANGATKEYINANPDQSFIVFPVLRRRALLKLNYSF, from the coding sequence ATGAAAATTAAACTATTTTTCATCTTGCTTATAACGGGTTTGTATTATCAGACTATAAATGCTCAAAATACTATTACGGGAGAAGTAAAGAATACTGAAGGTAATCCTCTAGAAAACGTAAATATTGTTCTAAGCCCATCTTTTATTGGTACAGTAACAGATGCTAATGGTCAATTTAAGTTTCAAAATATTTCTTCTGGCAGTTATACATTGACTTTATCTTTTATAGGTTATAAGACAATCAAAGAGGCTATTAAAGTTTCAGATAATGATATTACACTAAATTTTATTTTAGAAGACGATTTGCTCAACTTACAAAACGTTGTTGTAACAGGTTCGTTTGACCCAAGAATTCAGCTTGAGTCTAGTACTTCTGTAAGTACATTAAATTCTAAAATGCTACAACAAGTTTATCCACAAGGTACTGCAGATTTACTTCAAAACGTTACTGGAACATTTGTAGATGCATCTGCAGGTGAAGTGTTTACCAGAGTTTATACTCGCGGTATTTCGGCTTCTGCAGAAGATGATATGGGTTGGTATTATGTTTCATTACAAGAGGACGGGTTGCCCGTTAGTCTTGTGCAACATTCTTATTACAGTCCAGATCTTTTTCACCGTTCGGATTTAACAACAAATAAAGTAGAAGCTATTAGAGGAGGAAGTGCTGCTATTACAGCAATGAATGCCCCAGGAGGTATTTATAATTTTATCTCAAGAAGCGTTAGAAATGAGTTTGGCGGTGATGTTCAGGTAGCAAGTGGCTTTCAAGGTGAAAACAATTATTTGTATAAAATTGATGCCAATATTGGTAGTCCATTGGGCAACAATTGGTTTTTAAACGCTGGTGGGCATTATAGAGTTGACGATGGGGCAAGAAATACCGATTTTACTTTCAGTAAAGGTGGGCAGTTTAAATTTAATGTGATGAAACAGAACGACAGGGGCTATTTTAAATTTTATGCAAAAATTTTAGATGATTTCACCAATAGATATACTGGTGTAGCAGCAGGAAATTGGAACGATCCTACTCCTGCATTTGGACAAAATTTTAGTTCTACATCTTTACTGATGCCAAGTTATAATGCTACTATTCCCGATGGAAGAAATTTGAGTCAAGATAAAAGAAACAGTTTTAATCCTTCTAAAGGAGTACATGCTAAAGATTTTGCTTTTGGAGTTGATATTTCACAAGATTTAGGTAATAATTGGTCTGTAAGAAATAACCTGAAATTTTCGAGCAAAGATGCAAATTGGCAAACCTCAATAAGTAATGCTTTTGTCTCTTTAAATAATCCTTTGGCATATTTTATTAGTGGAGCCGATTTCCCAATTGGCCAAGTAGTTTTTAAGGATGCTAAATCAGGTTCAGAAGTTGCTCGCATTAACAACAGTGGTATCCTAGCTGGTCAAGCTATTGAGTATTTAGGAGATGGCACATTACCAAATGATGCAATTATGGGCACATCAGCATGGTACAAAGAAAATGAAGCTGACGAATGGATGAACCAATTTATAGTAAGAAAAAAGTTAGAAAACCATGACATTACGACTGGTTTTGCATTGGGCTTTTCTAATACCTCTCAATTTACGCAAGGAAGTTTTGGGTATGTAACTTATGAACCAAATCCAAGAATGCTACACGTTACTCTTGAAAATCCTAACCAGCCTATAATTGATTTGTCAGATAACAGCGGAATTAGTAATTATGGCGGATTGTTCTTTGTAAATGCAAGGGCCAACATAAGTCAAGTAGCTGCTTTTGTAAATGACCTTTGGAAAATTTCAGACAAAATCAATTTAGATTTGGGTTTACGTTACGAAACCATTAAACACAAAGGCAGTAAAGATCGTTTTGCACCGTTTTCTCAAGATGGTGGTATTGATGGAAATAATAATACGGTTTATGATAGTGGAGTTTTAGCCCCTACGGGAGAAAAAGACAACTTTAATTATAACTATAATTACCTCTCATTTTCCGCTGGAATCAATTATAAAATTGATGGCAATGCTTCATTATTTGCAAGATTTTCACAAGGTAATAAGGCTCCTGAATTGAATTATTATTTTAATAATTTTTCTAATGTGCCTATAAATAAAAAAGGTGAAGTTCAAAAAATAAGTCAAATGGAAATTGGTGCTAAATTTAGCATTAACAACTTCTCGTTTACCAGCACAGTTTTTTGGAGTCAACTTAAAAATATAGGTACTAGCAATTTTGAATTTGATTCAGATGACAATAGTATTTTCTATACTCCTATTCAGTTTAATACTTCAAATACTCTGGGACTAGAGTGGGAAAGTGTTTATACACCCATACAAAATTTCACTTTTAGGTTTAATGGAGTCATTCAAGACGCCAAAGCTACCGATTGGAAAATTTATGATGCTTCTGGCTCTGTTGATACTTCAGATGATCTTATTATTGATTATTCGGGTAACACACTTTCATTTAATCCAAAACTGATGTTTAATTTAAGCAGTGAATTTCAAAAAAATAAACTATCAGCTTTTTTAAAATGGAAATTTATGGGTGAACGTGAAGGGAATGTTGCTAATGGATTCCAACTACCAGCATATAGCGTATTTAATGCTGGAACCGGTTATCAGATAAATAAGCAGCTATCAGTAAATCTTTTGATATCAAACCTCTTTAATTCCAAAGGATTGGCAAACTTTTACGGAGCAAATAGTTTTGGTGCTAGTGCAAATGGGGCAACTAAAGAATATATTAATGCGAATCCAGATCAGAGCTTTATAGTTTTTCCTGTATTGAGAAGAAGAGCATTGCTAAAACTAAATTATAGTTTTTAA
- a CDS encoding alanine dehydrogenase, with protein MSKQFSPFSKEQLLPKPEMLEIKKQKGELFIGLPKETHLQEKRICLTPDAVAALTNQGHRIIIESTAGEGANYTDTEYSEAGAKISYDAEEVFGCNLILKVEPPSLKEIEYINPQSVLFSALQLKTQHKKYFEALAKKRITAIAFDFISDEHGVFPVVKSLSEIAGTSSILIAAELMNNSSVGNGLLLGNIGGVAPPDVVILGAGTVGEFAARSAIGLGAQVKVFDSSVTKLRRLQHNLGKPIYTSTIQPKTLQKALMRCDVAIGAVRGRTRTPVLVSDDMVQTMKNGAVIVDVSIDSGGCFETSEITTHNKPTFVKHGVIHYAVPNIPSRYSRTASLSISNIFTPYLLEIGDEGGIENAARFDKSLQRGMYFYHGILTNRAVADWFSLPYNDINLLIF; from the coding sequence ATGAGTAAACAATTTTCGCCATTTAGCAAAGAACAATTACTACCAAAACCTGAAATGCTTGAAATTAAAAAGCAAAAAGGTGAATTGTTTATTGGTCTTCCCAAAGAAACACATTTACAAGAAAAACGTATTTGTTTAACACCTGATGCAGTTGCCGCGTTAACAAATCAAGGGCATAGAATAATAATTGAGTCCACTGCTGGTGAAGGTGCAAATTATACAGATACAGAATACTCTGAGGCAGGAGCAAAAATTTCTTATGATGCTGAAGAGGTTTTTGGCTGTAACCTTATTTTAAAAGTTGAACCACCATCACTTAAAGAAATTGAATATATAAATCCTCAAAGTGTACTGTTTTCTGCATTACAATTAAAAACACAACATAAAAAATATTTTGAGGCTTTAGCCAAAAAGAGAATAACCGCCATTGCATTTGATTTCATTTCTGATGAGCATGGTGTATTTCCCGTTGTAAAATCATTAAGCGAAATTGCCGGAACATCTTCTATTTTGATCGCCGCAGAGCTTATGAATAACAGTAGCGTTGGTAATGGATTACTATTGGGGAATATTGGTGGTGTAGCACCGCCTGATGTTGTTATTTTAGGTGCGGGTACTGTTGGCGAATTTGCCGCTCGCTCAGCAATTGGCTTAGGAGCCCAAGTAAAAGTATTTGATAGTTCAGTCACTAAATTAAGAAGGTTACAACATAATTTAGGGAAACCGATTTATACATCAACAATTCAGCCCAAGACGTTACAAAAAGCCTTAATGCGATGTGATGTAGCTATTGGTGCAGTTAGAGGTAGAACAAGAACCCCAGTTTTAGTAAGTGATGATATGGTACAGACCATGAAAAATGGAGCCGTTATTGTTGACGTAAGTATAGATAGCGGTGGCTGTTTTGAAACTTCTGAAATTACTACGCATAACAAACCTACTTTTGTAAAACATGGCGTAATTCATTACGCCGTACCTAATATTCCTTCACGGTATTCAAGAACTGCCTCTTTATCCATCAGTAATATCTTTACTCCATATTTGTTAGAAATTGGAGATGAAGGTGGAATAGAAAATGCAGCAAGATTTGATAAGAGTTTACAAAGAGGTATGTATTTTTATCATGGCATTCTAACCAACAGAGCTGTTGCCGACTGGTTTAGCTTACCTTATAACGACATTAACTTACTTATTTTTTAA